From Hymenobacter sedentarius, a single genomic window includes:
- a CDS encoding glycosyltransferase family 2 protein → MREAHLLALSKTNMRGPLVSVIIPNYNHAPYLHQRIQSVLEQTYPHFEVILLDDCSTDDSAAVLDSYRGHEKVSHVVINEQNSGTTFKQWARGIALAQGEWVWIAESDDWCEPTLLQNLVDGIQPNTSLAFCQSVTVRDNEVLWTSQPKALACTRPGPGFVQENMLRNNVIFNSSMCIFRKANYYAIGSEFTSYRFCGDWLFWIALAQHGDVYESGRFLNYFRKHGADVSGPAYQNGLAYTEYVRLLDYLADKRIIKADQLEQLLLLKFQESIYDQRLRPESKGAVAHLFYGRLGQALLSPAAYRVLGKKKFLQILLQKTFACRVI, encoded by the coding sequence ATGAGGGAGGCGCATTTACTTGCTTTATCTAAAACGAATATGCGCGGCCCTCTGGTTTCCGTCATCATTCCTAACTACAACCACGCACCCTACTTGCACCAGCGGATTCAGTCGGTGCTGGAACAGACCTACCCACATTTTGAGGTAATCTTACTTGATGACTGCTCGACCGACGATAGTGCTGCCGTACTGGATTCGTACCGAGGCCACGAAAAAGTTAGCCATGTGGTCATAAACGAGCAAAACAGCGGTACCACTTTCAAGCAATGGGCCAGAGGCATCGCACTGGCACAGGGCGAATGGGTCTGGATTGCCGAAAGCGACGATTGGTGCGAGCCCACACTGCTACAAAACCTAGTAGACGGCATTCAACCTAATACCAGCTTGGCTTTTTGCCAGTCGGTAACCGTGCGCGACAACGAAGTGCTCTGGACCAGCCAGCCGAAGGCTCTGGCCTGCACACGACCAGGGCCGGGGTTTGTGCAGGAGAATATGTTGCGCAACAATGTTATTTTCAACTCGAGCATGTGTATTTTCCGCAAGGCCAATTACTATGCAATCGGGTCCGAGTTCACATCCTACCGTTTCTGTGGCGACTGGCTTTTTTGGATTGCCCTGGCCCAGCATGGCGACGTTTATGAGTCGGGCCGGTTCCTGAATTATTTTCGTAAGCACGGCGCCGATGTCAGCGGACCAGCCTACCAGAATGGACTGGCTTACACGGAATATGTGCGCCTGCTTGACTATCTGGCCGACAAACGAATCATTAAAGCCGACCAGCTCGAACAGCTACTTCTACTCAAGTTCCAGGAGTCTATATACGATCAACGATTGCGTCCGGAAAGCAAAGGGGCGGTTGCCCACTTATTCTACGGGCGTCTTGGTCAGGCTTTGCTAAGCCCGGCTGCGTACCGTGTTTTGGGTAAAAAGAAATTTTTACAAATCCTATTACAGAAGACTTTTGCCTGCCGTGTCATATGA
- a CDS encoding glycosyltransferase family 2 protein, producing the protein MIPKLVSIIIPCYNYGWVLHETLDSLLAQTHAAWECLIVDDGSTDETRAVAERYSNLDSRFQYIYKRNQGISAARNTGLAKAKGEFIQFLDSDDQLAVRKLEIQVKFLADHEEVDLVYGDARYFHSNERNVLSFSFALDNQEWMPRVEGTGFVLLEALAQHNIMVINAPLLRCEYVRRVGTFNECLTHMEDWEYWIRCALEGGEFAYLNSPDAWSFVRVHPKSTSQNTTSMRKAEVQVRRWFAKKLDDNHALEASQINRVKLNNQALNNAVHDMLHGSVWNGVQEFVTMGHEQELYLYQLKNMAYWLLQRIKQVNTTL; encoded by the coding sequence ATGATACCTAAGCTGGTAAGCATTATTATTCCTTGCTATAACTACGGGTGGGTGCTCCACGAAACATTAGATTCACTTTTAGCGCAAACGCATGCGGCATGGGAATGCCTTATTGTTGATGATGGTTCCACTGATGAAACCCGCGCTGTAGCGGAGCGGTATTCTAATTTGGATTCGCGCTTTCAGTATATCTACAAGAGAAATCAAGGTATTTCAGCTGCACGTAATACCGGACTTGCCAAGGCAAAAGGCGAATTCATCCAGTTCTTAGATTCTGATGACCAATTAGCTGTCCGAAAATTAGAAATTCAGGTAAAGTTTCTGGCTGACCACGAAGAAGTAGACTTAGTGTATGGGGATGCACGATACTTTCATTCTAATGAACGCAATGTCTTAAGCTTTTCGTTTGCACTTGACAATCAGGAGTGGATGCCGAGGGTTGAAGGGACAGGATTTGTGCTATTAGAAGCCTTAGCTCAACATAACATCATGGTTATTAATGCACCACTCCTTAGATGCGAGTATGTACGCCGGGTAGGCACATTCAATGAATGCCTGACCCACATGGAGGATTGGGAATATTGGATTCGGTGCGCACTTGAAGGCGGTGAATTTGCCTACTTAAATTCCCCCGATGCGTGGTCTTTTGTGCGTGTACACCCTAAGAGCACAAGTCAAAATACTACTAGTATGCGCAAAGCTGAAGTTCAAGTTCGACGGTGGTTTGCTAAAAAGCTTGATGATAATCATGCACTCGAAGCCAGCCAAATCAACAGGGTTAAGTTAAACAATCAAGCGTTAAATAATGCCGTTCATGATATGCTTCACGGTAGTGTTTGGAATGGAGTGCAAGAATTTGTGACAATGGGCCATGAACAGGAGTTGTATTTATATCAGCTTAAAAATATGGCGTATTGGTTATTGCAACGTATCAAACAAGTAAATACAACTTTATGA